Proteins encoded in a region of the Vicia villosa cultivar HV-30 ecotype Madison, WI linkage group LG5, Vvil1.0, whole genome shotgun sequence genome:
- the LOC131601066 gene encoding uncharacterized protein LOC131601066, whose protein sequence is MRSGISNLGGAIKYPMNTATATAATPSWWCCCTHNHHLHPHPPPPHFFPRHKQPQFRGLGLLNRKGIVESSWGSSAVSRSNELNVSSWDDKPFEILPNGKRSYLDEQDVVAFIDPPDNLIPLDPDSYNPAAYLWKKIEDIPEERRHRLLPLIEPRLISKAWQIAGTRYEDPKLVRKSESTLLINSNKDDVMLEYYKCRTSGGPLPISWINSFKKVIFSCKDGKTYGRLIGGSVLTSFADSFAPLYFTMTRIKEVLSTEEPCDLSYEFGDGLYDIKELPTGFPKPVKHPYPFNDQIVIYVRCLGPGVSVGQAWQEGNKLDQIPQKLCGEILMVKDYTSLQKSQ, encoded by the exons ATGAGAAGTGGAATTTCAAATTTGGGTGGTGCAATCAAATATCCTATGAATACAGCGACAGCCACCGCAGCAACACCAAGTTGGTGGTGCTGCTGCACTCATAACCACCATCTCCATCCACATCCTCCACCTCCTCATTTCTTTCCACGCCATAAACAGCCACAGTTCAGAG GTTTAGGGTTGTTGAACAGAAAGGGAATTGTTGAATCTAGCTGGGGAAGCAGTGCTGTGTCTCGAAGCAATGAATTGAATGTATCCTCATGGGATGATAAACCCTTTGAAATTCTTCCGAATGGTAAAAGGTCTTACTTGGATGAACAAGATGTGGTTGCGTTTATTGATCCTCCTGATAATTTGATTCCTTTGGACCCAGATTCTTATAATCCTGCTGCATATCTATG GAAAAAAATTGAAGATATTCCGGAGGAAAGGCGTCATCGACTACTGCCACTAATAGAACCTAG ACTTATATCAAAAGCTTGGCAGATAGCTGGTACACGATATGAGGATCCCAAGTTAGTACGAAAAAGCGAATCTACATTATTGATCAACTCAAACAAAGATGATGTGATGCTTGAATATTATAAATGCCGAACAAGTGGAG GACCATTGCCCATTTCCTGGATTAATTCCTTCAAAAAG GTTATATTTTCTTGCAAAGATGGGAAAACGTATGGACGGCTCATTG GGGGATCAGTTTTGACTTCATTTGCTGATTCTTTCGCTCCTCTGTATTTTACAATGACTCGAATTAAGGAAGTGTTGTCAACTGAAGAGCCTTGTGATTTATCATATGAATTTGGGGATGGATTGTATGATATCAAAGAACTTCCAACAGGATTTCCTAAACCAG TTAAACATCCTTATCCTTTCAACGATCAAATTGTTATATACGTTCGCTGTCTTGGACCGGGTGTTTCCGTAGGGCAAGCATGGCAAGAGGGAAACAAGTTAGACCAAATACCACAAAAATTATGTGGCGAGATTTTAATGGTGAAAGATTACACATCATTACAAAAAAGCCAGTGA
- the LOC131601065 gene encoding probable xyloglucan glycosyltransferase 5, producing MAPSLDFSKWGWVKEASNSTSSSKKGNPVVVTMENPNYSVLEINGPDSAFQPVNKDRTKNAKQFTWVLLLKAHKAVNCVAWIGNSLCSLISSVKKRLFFGAVESDESDKSMKAKLLFRVIVAFLVMAMAFLLFEIVAHFKGLYYFHNHNLHVPQTWEIKGLFHEVYVKWLEFRVDYIAPPIQYLSNFCIILFLIQSIDRMVLCLGCFWIKFRKIKPLVVDGNVEDDLEGSNYGYPLVLVQIPMCNEKEVYEQSISAVCQLDWPKDRLLVQVLDDSDDESIQWLIKGEVAKWSQKGVNIIYRHRKYRTGYKAGNLKSAMNCDYVKDYEFVAIFDADFQPCPDFLKQTVPHFKGNPELALVQARWTFVNKDENLLTRLQNINLCFHFEVEQQVNGIFLNFFGFNGTAGVWRVKALEESGGWLERTTVEDMDIAVRAHLNGWKFIYLNDVKVLCELPESYEAYKKQQHRWHSGPMQLFRVCLPAIITSKIAFWKKTNLILLFFLLRKLILPFYSFTLFCIILPLTMFVPEAELPIWVICYIPVFMSFLNILPAPKSFPFIVPYLLFENTMSVTKFNAMVSGLFQLGSSYEWIVTKKSGRSSEPDLLAAEERDSKAMSLQLHRGTSDSGLSELNKIKKLQETVPAKKMNKIYKKELALAFLLLTAAIRSLLSSQGMHFYYLLFQGVAFLLVGLDLIGEQMS from the exons ATGGCTCCAAGTTTAGATTTTTCCAAGTGGGGTTGGGTTAAAGAAGCTTCAAactcaacttcatcttcaaagaAAGGTAACCCTGTTGTTGTTACTATGGAGAATCCAAATTACTCAGTGCTTGAAATAAATGGTCCTGATTCAGCTTTTCAACCAGTTAACAAAGACAGAACCAAGAATGCTAAACAATTCACATGGGTTTTGCTTCTCAAAGCTCACAAAGCTGTAAATTGTGTTGCTTGGATTGGAAACTCTCTTTGTTCTTTGATAAGTTCTGTcaaaaaaagactcttttttggtGCTGTGGAGAGTGATGAGAGTGATAAATCTATGAAGGCAAAGTTGCTTTTTAGAGTGATTGTTGCTTTTCTGGTGATGGCTATGGCATTTCTTTTGTTTGAAATTGTTGCTCATTTCAAAGGTTTGTACTATTTTCACAACCATAATTTGCATGTTCCACAAACTTGGGAGATTAAAGGGTTGTTTCATGAGGTTTATGTTAAGTGGTTGGAGTTTAGGGTTGATTACATTGCACCACCAATTCAATACCTTTCAAATTTCTGCATAATTCTGTTCTTGATTCAGTCTATAGATAGAATGGTGTTGTGTCTTGGTTGCTTTTGGATCAAATTCAGAAAGATTAAACCTTTGGTTGTTGATGGAAATGTGGAAGATGATTTGGAAGGTTCAAATTATGGTTATCCTTTGGTGCTTGTTCAGATTCCTATGTGCAATGAGAAAGAG GTATATGAACAATCTATTTCTGCAGTCTGTCAACTTGATTGGCCGAAAGATCGGTTACTTGTTCAAGTTCTCGACGACTCTGATGATGAGAGCATACAATGGTTGATCAAAGGAGAAGTCGCAAAGTGGAGTCAGAAAGGCGTCAATATCATCTACCGTCATAGGAAGTATAGAACTGGTTATAAAGCAGGAAATCTCAAGTCCGCCATGAACTGTGATTATGTGAAGGATTACGAGTTTGTGGCAATTTTCGATGCCGATTTCCAACCGTGTCCTGATTTCCTCAAGCAAACCGTTCCACATTTTAAG GGAAATCCTGAGTTGGCATTGGTTCAAGCTAGATGGACTTTTGTGAACAAGGATGAGAATTTACTCACAAGACTTCAAAACATTAATTTGTGTTTCCACTTTGAGGTTGAACAACAGGTTAATGGAATCTTCCTTAACTTTTTCGGTTTTAACGGTACTGCTGGTGTTTGGAGAGTAAAAGCACTTGAAGAATCCGGTGGCTGGCTCGAGCGAACAACCGTAGAAGACATGGATATAGCCGTCCGGGCTCATCTTAATGGCTGGAAATTTATCTATCTCAATGATGTAAAG GTACTTTGTGAGCTTCCTGAATCATATGAAGCTTATAAGAAACAACAACATCGATGGCATTCGGGTCCGATGCAACTCTTTCGTGTGTGCCTTCCAGCGATCATAACCTCTAAG ATCGCGTTCTGGAAGAAAACAAACCTTATACTTCTATTCTTTCTACTTAGAAAGCTAATCCTACCATTCTATTCTTTCACATTATTCTGCATCATTCTTCCATTAACAATGTTCGTCCCCGAAGCCGAGCTTCCTATTTGGGTTATTTGTTACATTCCTGTATTCATGTCATTCTTGAACATTCTTCCAGCCCCGAAATCCTTTCCCTTCATCGTCCCTTACCTACTTTTCGAGAACACTATGTCAGTAACCAAATTCAACGCAATGGTGTCCGGTTTGTTCCAGTTAGGAAGCTCGTACGAGTGGATCGTCACCAAGAAATCGGGTCGTTCGTCTGAGCCTGACCTATTAGCTGCTGAAGAACGCGATTCTAAGGCAATGAGTCTCCAACTTCACCGAGGGACTTCTGATAGTGGTCTTTCCGAACTTAACAAGATAAAGAAACTCCAAGAAACCGTTCCTGCgaagaaaatgaacaagataTATAAGAAAGAGCTCGCACTCGCATTCTTGTTGCTAACGGCCGCGATTAGGAGCCTGTTATCGTCGCAAGGAATGCATTTCTACTACTTATTATTTCAAGGCGTGGCGTTCTTGCTTGTAGGTTTGGACTTAATCGGAGAACAAATGAGCTAG